One Pyrus communis chromosome 13, drPyrComm1.1, whole genome shotgun sequence genomic window carries:
- the LOC137712853 gene encoding heparanase-like protein 1 isoform X2 yields MEFRLSLVLFLVSLPAILAQEFGKANNVENVKVVVNGILSVARVDNNFVCATIDWWNNEKCNYGHCPWGHSSALNLNLSHPLLAKSIQAFDQLRIRIGGSLEDQLLYDIGNLKYPCHPFRKLENGLFGFSRGCLNMSRWDELNQFFSKTRSIVTFSLNALLGRHHKGNELSGSGIGASVGAGQYGRDLIKLKHIINHLYNESVAKPALMAPGGFFDQSWFARLLQVTGSGTVDIISQHIYNLGAGVDPKLVKKILNPHYLNRAYGLFHDLELTVKKNGPWASIWVGEAGGAYNSGGRNVSDTFVNSFWYLDQLGMSAKHNTRVYCRQSLVGGNYGLLNKTSFVPNPDYYSALLWHRLMGQGVLSAHNNGSADLRTYAHCTRGRAGITLLLINLSNETNFITNVENILDTDLGAHARNISKESYFKRGLKRTVSWVGRKALDEAICREEYHLTPKDGDLRSKTMILNGAPLEITKDGNIPELEPARVDMKAPLTIAPLSIKFVVLPYVDAQACL; encoded by the exons ATGGAATTCCGTCTCTCCTTGGTCCTCTTTCTGGTTTCTCTCCCTGCAATTTTAGCTCAAGAATTTGGAAAAGCTAATAATGTTGAAAATGTTAAGGTTGTGGTTAACGGCATTTTATCTGTTGCACGAGTTGACAATAACTTTGTCTGTGCCACTATTGATTGGTGGAATAATGAAAAGTGCAACTACGGCCACTGTCCATGGGGACATTCATCCGCGTTAAATTTG AACTTGTCTCATCCTTTGCTAGCCAAGTCAATCCAAG CTTTCGATCAGTTGAGAATCAGAATTGGAGGTTCCTTGGAAGACCAACTATTGTACGACATTGGAAATTTGAAATATCCTTGCCATCCTTTCAGAAAGCTGGAGAATGGCTTGTTTGGATTCTCTAGAGGATGTTTAAATATGAGTAGATGGGATGAGTTGAACCAGTTTTTCAGCAAAACAAG GTCCATCGTCACGTTTAGCTTGAATGCACTGTTGGGGAGGCACCACAAAG GAAATGAGCTCAGTGGAAGTGGTATTGGAGCTAGTGTTGGAGCTGGACAATATGGAAGAGATTTGATCAAGCTTAAACACATCATCAACCATTTGTACAATGAGTCCGTTGCTAAACCTGCACTTATGGCACCTGGAGGATTCTTTGACCAATCATGGTTTGCCAGGCTTCTTCAGGTTACTGGTTCTGGCACAGTCGATATCATCTCTCAGCATATCTACAATCTGGGTGCAG GTGTTGATCCCAAGTTGgtgaaaaaaatattgaatccCCATTACTTGAATCGTGCATACGGGCTGTTCCATGATCTTGAACTAACTGTGAAAAAGAACGGTCCTTGGGCTTCTATATGGGTTGGAGAAGCTGGAGGGGCCTACAACAGCGGTGGTCGTAATGTGTCTGACACATTTGTGAACAGCTTTTG GTACTTGGATCAGCTCGGAATGTCAGCAAAGCACAATACCAGAGTATATTGCAGGCAGTCTCTAGTTGGTGGGAACTACGGTCTTCTCAACAAAACATCTTTTGTTCCTAACCCTGATTACTACAG TGCACTTCTCTGGCATCGTCTTATGGGACAAGGAGTTCTTAGTGCTCACAACAACGGTTCAGCAGATTTACGCACTTATGCCCATTGTACAAGAGGAAGA GCCGGTATAACTCTACTCCTCATCAACTTGAGCAATGAGACTAATTTCATTACCaatgttgaaaatattttggaCACCGATTTGGGTGCTCACGCAAGAAACATTAGCAAAGAAAGTTATTTCAAGCGCGGCCTGAAGAGAACGGTGTCATGGGTAGGACGCAAAGCATTAGATGAAGCAATTTGCAGAGAAGAGTACCATTTGACACCGAAAGATGGGGACCTCAGAAGCAAAACCATGATTCTCAACGGAGCGCCATTGGAGATCACCAAGGACGGAAACATCCCAGAATTGGAACCCGCTCGTGTTGACATGAAAGCTCCGTTAACAATCGCCCCGTTGTCCATCAAGTTTGTGGTGTTACCTTACGTCGATGCGCAAGCTTGTCTATGA
- the LOC137712853 gene encoding heparanase-like protein 1 isoform X1: MEFRLSLVLFLVSLPAILAQEFGKANNVENVKVVVNGILSVARVDNNFVCATIDWWNNEKCNYGHCPWGHSSALNLNLSHPLLAKSIQAFDQLRIRIGGSLEDQLLYDIGNLKYPCHPFRKLENGLFGFSRGCLNMSRWDELNQFFSKTRSIVTFSLNALLGRHHKGGGVWVGEWDSSNAYDFINYTVSKRYEIDSWEFGNELSGSGIGASVGAGQYGRDLIKLKHIINHLYNESVAKPALMAPGGFFDQSWFARLLQVTGSGTVDIISQHIYNLGAGVDPKLVKKILNPHYLNRAYGLFHDLELTVKKNGPWASIWVGEAGGAYNSGGRNVSDTFVNSFWYLDQLGMSAKHNTRVYCRQSLVGGNYGLLNKTSFVPNPDYYSALLWHRLMGQGVLSAHNNGSADLRTYAHCTRGRAGITLLLINLSNETNFITNVENILDTDLGAHARNISKESYFKRGLKRTVSWVGRKALDEAICREEYHLTPKDGDLRSKTMILNGAPLEITKDGNIPELEPARVDMKAPLTIAPLSIKFVVLPYVDAQACL, from the exons ATGGAATTCCGTCTCTCCTTGGTCCTCTTTCTGGTTTCTCTCCCTGCAATTTTAGCTCAAGAATTTGGAAAAGCTAATAATGTTGAAAATGTTAAGGTTGTGGTTAACGGCATTTTATCTGTTGCACGAGTTGACAATAACTTTGTCTGTGCCACTATTGATTGGTGGAATAATGAAAAGTGCAACTACGGCCACTGTCCATGGGGACATTCATCCGCGTTAAATTTG AACTTGTCTCATCCTTTGCTAGCCAAGTCAATCCAAG CTTTCGATCAGTTGAGAATCAGAATTGGAGGTTCCTTGGAAGACCAACTATTGTACGACATTGGAAATTTGAAATATCCTTGCCATCCTTTCAGAAAGCTGGAGAATGGCTTGTTTGGATTCTCTAGAGGATGTTTAAATATGAGTAGATGGGATGAGTTGAACCAGTTTTTCAGCAAAACAAG GTCCATCGTCACGTTTAGCTTGAATGCACTGTTGGGGAGGCACCACAAAGGTGGGGGAGTTTGGGTAGGAGAATGGGACTCTAGCAACGcttatgattttattaattatacCGTCTCAAAGAGATACGAGATAGATTCATGGGAATTTG GAAATGAGCTCAGTGGAAGTGGTATTGGAGCTAGTGTTGGAGCTGGACAATATGGAAGAGATTTGATCAAGCTTAAACACATCATCAACCATTTGTACAATGAGTCCGTTGCTAAACCTGCACTTATGGCACCTGGAGGATTCTTTGACCAATCATGGTTTGCCAGGCTTCTTCAGGTTACTGGTTCTGGCACAGTCGATATCATCTCTCAGCATATCTACAATCTGGGTGCAG GTGTTGATCCCAAGTTGgtgaaaaaaatattgaatccCCATTACTTGAATCGTGCATACGGGCTGTTCCATGATCTTGAACTAACTGTGAAAAAGAACGGTCCTTGGGCTTCTATATGGGTTGGAGAAGCTGGAGGGGCCTACAACAGCGGTGGTCGTAATGTGTCTGACACATTTGTGAACAGCTTTTG GTACTTGGATCAGCTCGGAATGTCAGCAAAGCACAATACCAGAGTATATTGCAGGCAGTCTCTAGTTGGTGGGAACTACGGTCTTCTCAACAAAACATCTTTTGTTCCTAACCCTGATTACTACAG TGCACTTCTCTGGCATCGTCTTATGGGACAAGGAGTTCTTAGTGCTCACAACAACGGTTCAGCAGATTTACGCACTTATGCCCATTGTACAAGAGGAAGA GCCGGTATAACTCTACTCCTCATCAACTTGAGCAATGAGACTAATTTCATTACCaatgttgaaaatattttggaCACCGATTTGGGTGCTCACGCAAGAAACATTAGCAAAGAAAGTTATTTCAAGCGCGGCCTGAAGAGAACGGTGTCATGGGTAGGACGCAAAGCATTAGATGAAGCAATTTGCAGAGAAGAGTACCATTTGACACCGAAAGATGGGGACCTCAGAAGCAAAACCATGATTCTCAACGGAGCGCCATTGGAGATCACCAAGGACGGAAACATCCCAGAATTGGAACCCGCTCGTGTTGACATGAAAGCTCCGTTAACAATCGCCCCGTTGTCCATCAAGTTTGTGGTGTTACCTTACGTCGATGCGCAAGCTTGTCTATGA
- the LOC137713165 gene encoding SNAP25 homologous protein SNAP33-like — MFGLKKSPLKTAKHITLDPVHPASSGSNPFEDAPVGQNASTNPFDDERGQGNSASYAHKTALTERNKYKNDFRDTGGVQNQSVEELENYAVYKAEETTKAVNGCLKIAEEIRDDATKTLVTLHQQGEQITRTHMVAADIDQDLSRGEKLLGSLGGMFSKTWKPKRTRPISGPVITGDHAVRRGSQEEREKLGLTPAPKGRSNPRTLPDGPTSALQKVEVEKAKQDDGLSDLSDLLGELKDMAVDMGSEIERHNKAIDGVYDDVDVINGRVRDATQRGRRLLGK; from the exons ATGTTCGGTTTAAAGAAGTCTCCTTTGAAGACTGCCAAACATATCACACTCGATCCTGTACATCCTGCTTCCTCTGGCTCAAATCCTTTTGAGGATGCACCAGTTGGACAGAATGCAAGCACCAATCCATTTGATGATGAGCGAGGACAAGGTAATTCTGCTTCCTATGCACACAAGACTGCTTTGACAGAGAGGAACAAATACAAGAATGATTTCCGTGACACCGGAGGAGTACAGAATCAATCAGTGGAAGAGTTGGAGAATTATGCAGTGTACAAGGCTGAGGAGACTACAAAAGCAGTCAACGGCTGCTTGAAGATTGCTGAAGAAATAAGAGATGATGCTACCAAGACTTTGGTCACGTTGCATCAGCAAGGCGAACAAATCACTAGGACCCACATGGTTGCTGCAGACATAGATCAGGATCTCAGTCGG GGTGAAAAGCTTCTGGGAAGTCTTGGGGGCATGTTCTCTAAGACGTGGAAGCCAAAGAGGACTCGCCCAATTAGTGGCCCTGTCATCACAGGag ATCACGCAGTCAGAAGGGGTAGCCAGGAGGAGAGGGAGAAGTTGGGACTGACTCCAGCACCCAAGGGAAGATCTAATCCCCGAACACTACCTGATGGACCAACCAGCGCCCTTCAGAAAGTTGAG GTTGAGAAGGCGAAGCAAGATGATGGATTGTCCGATTTAAGTGATCTGTTGGGAGAGCTGAAGGATATGGCTGTCGATATGGGGTCTGAAATTGAGAG GCATAACAAAGCTATAGACGGTGTCTACGATGATGTTGATGTGATAAATGGCCGTGTTAGAGATGCAACTCAACGTGGTCGTCGCTTGCTCGGAAAGTAG
- the LOC137713480 gene encoding uncharacterized protein, translating into MSSTSSSSSSKRNSESSFDVEELLQIGTRCRELKKEKDMLKESQSQSFGLIRRLEVHVNSLSEACTEDKKQIQMLEKELKNCSQEIDYLQDQLNVRNTEVNLLEEHVHSLEFKLADMATLQKMVDGLRTELKKSYTDRLYLIQELENKEIELRNSNLCMEKLEESVSSMSLESQCEIESMKLDISALEHSFFEAKKIQEETVRENTRMSQLIQALEVQCWDSKKTAETFEMENKELRKKLDSSETNTRIFCQRVEKWLEMDRDQLDTESLLCELEGKLALSEEMSTYGEVLGPLFSKLAMVVTPDAALIKKVEKMSRQIEEYEVLVKQLKEELKEEKLKAKEEAEDLAQEMAELRYQMTGLLEEECKRRACIEQASLQRIAELEVQIQKERTKSIAALRQLDEA; encoded by the exons ATGTCAAGCACAAGCAGCAGTAGCAGCAGCAAGAGGAATAGTGAGAgctcatttgatgttgaggaacTCCTTCAAATTGGGACAAGATGCAGAGAG ctaaagaaagagaaagacatgTTGAAAGAATCACAATCCCAGAGCTTTGGGCTGATCAGG AGATTAGAAGTGCATGTGAATTCGTTATCAGAAGCTTGCACAGAAGACAAGAAACAAATTCAAATGTTAGAGAAAGAACTCAAGAACTGctctcaagaaatag ATTACCTGCAGGATCAACTAAATGTAAGGAACACTGAAGTGAACCTCCTTGAAGAGCATGTACATAGCCTTGAGTTTAAATTAGCTGATATGGCAACTTTACAAAAGATGGTTGACGGGTTAAGGACTGAACTTAAGAAGTCCTATACAGATCGCTTGTACTTAATACAGGaactagaaaacaaagaaatagagtTACGGAATTCAAATTTGTGCATGGAGAAACTGGAGGAGTCAGTTTCATCCATGTCATTAGAGTCTCAGTGTGAAATAGAGAGTATGAAGCTTGATATATCGGCCTTGGAGCATAGCTTCTTTGAAGCTAAGAAAATACAGGAAGAAACTGTTCGAGAAAATACTAGGATGAGTCAGTTAATTCAAGCACTTGAGGTTCAATGTTGGGATTCCAAGAAAACTGCTGAAACTTTCGAAATGGAAAATAAGGAACTTAGGAAGAAGCTTGATTCATCGGAGACAAATACAAGGATATTCTGTCAGAGAGTTGAAAAATGGCTGGAAATGGACAGAGATCAACTCGACACTGAGTCCTTGTTGTGTGAACTAGAGGGAAAGCTTGCGTTGTCAGAGGAAATGAG CACGTATGGAGAAGTCTTGGGCCCCCTCTTTTCCAAATTGGCAATGGTAGTCACGCCAGATGCAGCATTAATAAAGAAGGTGGAGAAGATGTCACGTCAGATAGAAGAGTACGAAGTTCTTGTGAAGCAACTAAAG GAAGAACTGAAAGAGGAAAAGTTGAAGGCAAAAGAAGAAGCGGAGGATCTAGCTCAAGAAATGGCTGAGCTCAGATACCAAATGACAGGGTTGCTTGAAGAAGAGTGTAAGCGCCGTGCTTGCATCGAGCAAGCATCGTTACAAAGAATTGCTGAGTTAGAAGTACAG ATTCAAAAAGAACGGACCAAATCCATTGCTGCTCTCCGACAGCTTGATGAAGCATAG
- the LOC137712398 gene encoding uncharacterized protein yields the protein PPSQPQVPKEDSETKKKNVICEGATASAVKTCIVCNVVCNSQTVFSSHLAGKKHAAMVKKQAEAEVAIRNPKLISKRNSEFSLLGNPVLRTDIWVFTKRRLTLESDTGPRVQARIVIRVGAGRVTGWIRGGYCQGNHRLRKRPNWVSGVGFIGNLIVAAADPACHPPGTDPYDNSGLYPWIRVGFRGQTRFGEDPNIRPQNWVAKQAEPVRYEATLHNPTVVVQSLRCDVCDIYCTSKPIYETHVAGKKHQKKVATQHNPGVTAGAELETKRRNILRGGSTVDSVRVCTICNITCNSEEVYNKHLYGKRHKAQATLMALVGGPYIAAVGSQFNGIWKKDPNKVKLVQSAWCEVCKINCNSNDAYVAHLVGKKHKKNLEQLGKSKNDGSASTSNAPSTTNAIIGPTENLGVESSKAFQPQVPKEDLETKKKKVISGGATASAVRTCTVCNVVCNSQTVFCSHLVGQKHAAMVKKQTEAEVATRGHCTQYTF from the exons CCACCTTCCCAACCGCAGGTTCCAAAAGAAGACTCGGAGACGAAGAAGAAAAATGTCATATGTGAAGGAGCAACAGCTAGTGCGGTCAAAACATGTATTGTGTGCAATGTGGTCTGCAATAGCCAGACAGTTTTTAGTTCTCATCTCGCTGGTAAGAAGCATGCTGCTATGGTTAAGAAACAAGCAGAAGCCGAAGTAGCAATTAGAAATCCGAAACTTATTTCAAAGCGGAATTCTGA GTTCAGCTTGCTTGGCAACCCAGTTCTGCGGACGGATATTTGGGTCTTCACCAAAAGGCGTCTGACCTTGGAATCCGACACGGGTCCACGGGTACAAGCCCGAATAGTCATACGGGTCGGTGCCGGGCGGGTGACAGGCTGGATCCGCGGCGGCTACTGCCAAGGGAACCACCGGTTGAGGAAAAGACCAAATTGGGTTAGTGGAGTTGGATTCATAGGGAATTTGATAG TAGCCGCAGCGGATCCAGCCTGTCACCCGCCCGGCACCGACCCGTATGACAATTCGGGCTTGTACCCGTGGATCCGTGTCGGATTCCGAGGTCAGACGCGTTTTGGTGAAGACCCAAATATTCGTCCGCAGAACTGGGTTGCCAAGCAAGCTGAACCTGTTCGATATGAAGCT ACACTCCACAACCCAACTGTGGTTGTCCAGTCCCTGCGGTGTGATGTCTGTGATATCTATTGTACCAGCAAACCAATTTATGAGACACACGTAGCGGGAAAGAAACACCAGAAGAAAGTCGCAACGCAACATAATCCCGGTGTGACTGCTGGTGCAGAATTGGAAACAAAGAGGCGTAACATTTTGAGGGGCGGTTCAACAGTTGATTCTGTGAGGGTTTGCACCATATGCAACATTACTTGCAATAGCGAAGAAGTTTATAATAAGCATCTATATGGAAAAAGGCACAAGGCTCAG GCTACCTTAATGGCTCTAGTTGGCGGGCCATATATTGCTGCAGTTGGATCTCAGTTCAATGGAATATGGAAGAAAGACCCAAATAAAGTCAAGCTTGTTCAATCTGCATGGTGTGAAGTTTGCAAAATCAATTGTAACAGCAACGATGCCTACGTCGCACACCTAGTTGGAAAGAAACATAAGAAGAACTTGGAGCAATTGGGAAAGTCCAAGAATGATGGGAGTGCCTCGACCTCCAATGCTCCATCAACAACAAATGCCATAATTGGGCCAACGGAAAACCTAGGAGTTGAGTCATCAAAGGCTTTCCAGCCACAAGTTCCAAAAGAAGACTTGgagacaaagaagaaaaaggtcaTATCTGGAGGAGCAACAGCTAGTGCAGTCAGAACGTGTACCGTGTGCAATGTGGTGTGCAATAGCCAGACAGTTTTTTGTTCTCATCTTGTCGGTCAGAAGCACGCTGCTATGGTTAAGAAACAAACAGAAGCTGAAGTAGCAACTAGAGGCCATTGCACACAGTACACGTTTTGA
- the LOC137713032 gene encoding uncharacterized protein: protein MIIPPDSNFPSGSQSSIFIPPQYSNNFTYQIPYESNSTNPIWSFPQPVVPLAVAAADPACHPPGTDPYDYSGLYPWTRVGFQGQTPFGEDPNIRPQNWVAKQAEPVRYEASFTSLNECMSVPATASNSLWNSSWTNQPLENTATMNTPQPTVVVQSLRCDVCDIFCTSKPIYETHIAGKKHQKKVAMQHNPGVTAGSELETKRRKILRGGSTVDSVRVCTICNITCNSEEVYNKHLYGKRHKAQATLMALDGGPYIAAVGSQFNGIWKKDPNKVKLVQSAWCEVCKINCNSNDAYIAHLVGKKHKKNLEQLGKSKNDGSAAATIAIIGTTKNPEAESSKASQPQVPKEDLETKKKKVISGGAIASAVRTCTVCNVVCNSQTVFSSHLAGQKHVAMLKKQAEAEVATTGLLLRPKTQNSALK from the exons ATGATAATCCCACCGGATTCCAACTTTCCTTCCGGTTCACAATCCTCAATCTTTATTCCTCCACAATATTCCAACAATTTTACCTATCAAATTCCCTATGAATCCAACTCCACTAACCCAATTTGGTCTTTTCCTCAACCGGTGGTTCCCTTGGCAGTAGCCGCCGCGGATCCAGCCTGTCACCCGCCCGGCACCGACCCGTATGACTATTCGGGCTTGTACCCGTGGACCCGTGTCGGATTCCAAGGTCAGACGCCTTTTGGTGAAGACCCAAATATCCGTCCGCAGAACTGGGTTGCCAAGCAAGCTGAACCTGTTCGATATGAAGCT TCTTTCACATCCTTGAATGAGTGTATGTCTGTGCCCGCAACGGCCTCGAATTCTTTGTGGAATAGCAGTTGGACAAATCAACCTTTGGAAAATACTGCTACCATGAACACTCCACAACCAACTGTGGTTGTCCAGTCCCTGCGGTGTGATGTCTGTGATATCTTTTGTACTAGCAAACCAATTTATGAGACACACATAGCGGGAAAGAAACACCAGAAGAAAGTCGCAATGCAACATAATCCTGGTGTGACTGCTGGTTCAGAATTGGAAACAAAGAGGCGGAAGATTTTGAGGGGCGGTTCAACAGTTGATTCTGTGAGGGTTTGCACCATATGCAACATTACTTGCAATAGTGAAGAAGTTTATAATAAGCATCTATATGGAAAAAGGCACAAGGCTCAG GCTACCTTAATGGCTCTAGATGGCGGGCCATATATTGCTGCAGTTGGATCTCAGTTCAATGGAATATGGAAGAAAGACCCAAATAAAGTCAAGCTTGTTCAATCTGCATGGTGTGAAGTTTGCAAAATCAATTGTAACAGCAACGATGCCTACATTGCACACCTAGTTGGAAAGAAACATAAGAAGAACTTGGAGCAACTGGGAAAGTCCAAGAATGATGGGAGTGCTGCTGCAACAATTGCGATAATTGGGACAACGAAAAACCCAGAAGCAGAGTCATCAAAGGCTTCCCAGCCACAGGTTCCAAAAGAAGACTTGgagacaaagaagaaaaaggtcaTATCTGGAGGAGCAATAGCTAGTGCGGTCAGAACGTGTACTGTGTGCAATGTGGTGTGCAATAGCCAGACAGTTTTTAGTTCTCATCTTGCCGGTCAGAAGCACGTTGCTATGCTTAAGAAACAAGCAGAAGCCGAAGTAGCAACTACAGGCCTATTATTGCGTCCTAAAACTCAGAATTCCGCTTTGAAATAA
- the LOC137713754 gene encoding zinc finger protein ZAT9-like: MEEDQELKYVCKFCTKSFPCGRSLGGHMKSHLTNHSPETEEKLNTGRVKPSSGNNGGSDFGGGPHQQPGYGLRENPKKTLRLADLSEETSFLLDKFCRECGKGFQSWKALFGHMKCHSEKERVSIESFEEHEGSWTSQSDNETPTAAAPNRKRRSGRRRTRYMGATTSSSNFSIANASVPATTTSSVSETEQEQEEVAMCLMMLSRDSSHWGGLKLVPHNSPDDNSGFSDSPSSVRTIADIKGKIDETLKLKNKLTKKVLEPRDFESLAVLEGRKSKFCSSDGGFSKNDKLGSNKYNSSKRKIREACDFELRSDKTPKKSNTSRADALDSEVVVCKSSQRRSKFECTTCNKVFRSYQALGGHRASHKKIKGCFASKIESSENTMGTDISPESCCNNENPIEKEIAESSAKSTKGHSCPICYRVFPSGQALGGHKRSHLIGEAKITTQTLVIQKPAAPEVRDFLDLNLPAPVEEESSSNHDAAAVAFKPWWVGRSSHKHEAALVGLISN; this comes from the coding sequence ATGGAAGAAGATCAAGAGTTGAAGTATGTGTGCAAGTTCTGCACCAAAAGCTTCCCCTGCGGCAGATCCTTGGGAGGTCACATGAAATCTCACTTGACCAACCATTCGCCGGAAACAGAGGAAAAGCTCAACACCGGCAGAGTTAAGCCCTCGTCAGGCAACAATGGTGGTTCTGATTTCGGAGGAGGACCACATCAGCAACCCGGTTACGGCCTCAGGGAGAATCCGAAAAAAACTTTGAGACTCGCGGATTTGAGTGAGGAGACTTCGTTTCTTCTGGACAAGTTTTGTAGAGAATGTGGCAAAGGGTTTCAGTCTTGGAAAGCTCTGTTTGGTCACATGAAGTGCCActcagaaaaagaaagagtttCGATTGAGAGCTTTGAAGAACATGAAGGTTCTTGGACTAGCCAATCAGACAACGAAACTCCTACTGCTGCTGCTCCCAATCGGAAAAGAAGATCggggagaagaagaacaaggtACATGGGAGCAACAACTTCCTCTTCTAATTTTTCAATTGCTAATGCTTCTGTTCCTGCTACTACTACTTCCTCTGTTTCCGAGACTGAGCAGGAACAAGAAGAGGTTGCTATGTGTTTGATGATGCTTTCGAGGGATTCGAGTCACTGGGGCGGGTTAAAATTAGTACCTCATAACTCTCCCGATGACAATTCAGGGTTCTCCGATTCTCCATCATCAGTTAGAACAATTGCGGATATTAAGGGTAAGATTGATGAAACTTTGAAACTGAAGAACAAACTCACTAAAAAGGTATTGGAGCCTCGAGATTTCGAGTCCCTAGCAGTACTAGAAGGTAGAAAATCCAAGTTTTGCTCTTCTGATGGCGGGTTTTCAAAGAATGATAAATTGGGTTCCAACAAGTACAACTCAAGCAAGAGAAAGATCAGAGAGGCTTGTGATTTCGAATTGAGGTCGGATAAGACCCCGAAAAAATCGAATACTAGTAGAGCTGATGCTTTGGATTCTGAAGTAGTAGTATGCAAGAGTTCACAAAGGAGAAGCAAATTCGAATGTACTACTTGCAACAAGGTTTTTCGATCGTACCAAGCTCTCGGAGGCCATAGGGCAAGTCACAAGAAGATCAAAGGATGCTTCGCCTCGAAGATCGAAAGCAGCGAAAACACCATGGGAACCGACATCTCCCCTGAGTCTTGCTGCAACAATGAGAACCCCATTGAGAAAGAAATAGCTGAGAGCAGTGCAAAGAGTACAAAAGGGCATTCCTGTCCAATTTGCTACAGAGTTTTTCCATCAGGGCAAGCATTGGGAGGGCACAAGAGATCCCATTTGATTGGTGAGGCTAAAATTACCACCCAAACCCTAGTGATTCAGAAGCCTGCAGCACCTGAAGTGAGAGACTTTCTTGATCTCAACCTTCCTGCTCCTGTGGAGGAAGAGAGCAGTAGCAACCATGATGCAGCTGCAGTAGCATTTAAGCCATGGTGGGTTGGAAGGAGCAGCCATAAGCATGAGGCTGCCCTTGTAGGCCTCATCTCCAACTGA